Proteins encoded in a region of the Chryseobacterium piperi genome:
- the recG gene encoding ATP-dependent DNA helicase RecG produces MNLETSIEYVKGIGPEKAKLIKSVLGISIVEDLLNFYPLRYLDKNKVYKIAQLRENNLDIQLKGKITHVQEIQTGKTKRLTAKFNDDSGTMDLVWFQYSKWLKEQLPINREIYIFGKINIFNNQFSMPHPEIEIEEKKENDNRLKPIYPSSEKLTKRGLNQKFFQNVLRNICKEIPNLIQENLPDYLIQSFKFLSRQHTYLNIHFPQNLDYFEKANYRLKFEESFFFQLGYGLKKLHHKSQSFGNPFPIVGDYFTNFYEHHIPFDLTNAQKRVLKEIRLDMKKPIQMNRLLQGDVGSGKTMVALLTMLIAMDNGFQSCMMAPTEILAQQHYNGIKELLEKTDINIRLLTGSTKAAERKIIHQELENGELSILVGTHAVLEDKVKFKNLGIAIIDEQHRFGVAQRAKLWAKNKIPPHILVMTATPIPRTLAMSFYSDLDVSVIDEMPVGRKPIITAHRREKDRTFVYNFCRDEIRKGRQIYFVYPLIEESETLDYKNLMEGLDHVMNSFSDYNVTMLHGKMKPDEKDAAMNYFASGKAEIMVATTVIEVGVNVPNASVMVIESAERFGLSQLHQLRGRVGRGAEQSYCILMTSDKLSAESRTRIKTMTETNDGFKISEVDMQLRGPGDILGTQQSGVVDFKRLDLVKDSAIIKTTKKAVEKILETDPLLAKPDHQIIKNYYLKYYKGKNKWSKIS; encoded by the coding sequence TTGAATCTTGAAACTTCCATAGAATACGTTAAAGGAATCGGTCCTGAAAAAGCAAAACTCATTAAAAGTGTTTTGGGAATTTCGATTGTAGAAGATCTTCTTAACTTCTACCCTCTTCGCTATCTGGATAAAAACAAAGTATACAAGATAGCCCAGCTTCGGGAAAACAATCTCGATATACAGCTCAAAGGAAAAATCACCCATGTTCAGGAAATCCAAACTGGAAAAACCAAAAGACTTACGGCAAAGTTCAATGACGATAGCGGAACTATGGATCTGGTATGGTTTCAGTATTCAAAATGGCTTAAAGAACAATTACCCATTAACCGTGAAATTTACATTTTTGGGAAAATAAATATATTCAATAATCAGTTTTCCATGCCTCATCCGGAAATTGAGATTGAGGAAAAAAAAGAAAATGATAATCGGCTCAAGCCTATTTATCCAAGTTCAGAAAAACTAACCAAACGTGGATTAAATCAAAAGTTTTTTCAGAATGTTCTGAGAAATATCTGCAAAGAAATACCAAATCTTATTCAGGAAAATTTACCTGATTATTTAATACAGTCTTTTAAGTTCTTATCGAGACAGCACACTTATTTAAATATCCATTTTCCTCAAAATTTAGATTATTTTGAGAAAGCTAATTACCGGCTGAAATTTGAAGAATCATTCTTCTTTCAGTTAGGCTATGGCTTAAAAAAGCTTCATCATAAAAGCCAATCTTTCGGAAATCCTTTTCCTATTGTTGGGGATTATTTCACCAATTTTTATGAACATCATATTCCATTTGACCTCACCAATGCTCAAAAAAGAGTTTTAAAAGAAATTCGTTTGGACATGAAAAAGCCTATTCAAATGAATCGTCTTTTACAGGGCGATGTAGGCTCTGGAAAAACAATGGTAGCCCTTCTTACCATGCTCATTGCTATGGACAATGGTTTTCAGAGCTGTATGATGGCTCCAACAGAAATTCTGGCGCAACAGCATTATAACGGCATAAAGGAATTATTGGAAAAAACAGATATTAATATACGTCTGCTAACCGGGTCTACAAAAGCTGCCGAAAGAAAAATTATTCACCAGGAGCTTGAGAATGGAGAACTGTCTATTTTGGTGGGAACCCATGCCGTTCTAGAAGATAAAGTAAAGTTTAAAAATCTTGGGATCGCAATTATCGATGAACAGCACAGATTTGGTGTTGCTCAAAGAGCAAAACTTTGGGCTAAGAATAAGATTCCACCCCATATTTTGGTAATGACCGCCACTCCTATCCCAAGAACTCTTGCCATGAGTTTTTATTCTGATCTGGATGTTTCTGTGATTGATGAAATGCCTGTGGGAAGAAAGCCAATCATCACTGCCCATAGACGCGAAAAAGACAGGACCTTTGTCTATAATTTCTGTCGTGACGAAATCAGAAAAGGCCGGCAGATTTATTTTGTTTATCCATTAATTGAAGAATCCGAAACATTGGATTATAAGAATTTAATGGAAGGTCTAGACCATGTAATGAATTCTTTCTCAGATTATAATGTTACGATGCTTCATGGCAAAATGAAACCTGACGAAAAAGATGCTGCTATGAATTATTTCGCTTCCGGAAAGGCAGAAATTATGGTGGCTACCACTGTAATTGAAGTCGGGGTCAATGTTCCCAATGCTTCTGTTATGGTCATCGAAAGTGCTGAAAGGTTTGGATTATCACAACTCCATCAGCTACGTGGGCGCGTTGGCCGTGGAGCTGAACAAAGCTATTGTATTTTAATGACTTCCGATAAACTGTCTGCTGAAAGTAGAACCCGTATCAAAACAATGACAGAAACTAATGATGGTTTTAAAATTTCCGAGGTAGATATGCAACTTAGGGGGCCAGGTGATATTTTAGGCACCCAGCAAAGTGGTGTTGTAGATTTTAAAAGATTAGACCTGGTAAAAGATTCAGCCATTATCAAAACTACCAAAAAAGCTGTTGAAAAAATCCTTGAAACAGATCCTCTCTTAGCAAAACCTGACCATCAGATCATAAAAAATTATTACCTAAAATACTACAAAGGGAAAAATAAATGGAGCAAAATTTCATAA
- a CDS encoding response regulator, protein MNKEYLNVILADDDEGNIILFKNIFKDLKIAVKVQSFQNGKDLMEYLNNAEAFIPEMIMMNYTISQKSSLECLEEIKIDLRLSNMITAIYSDSLPEEDIERILVKGANIYIKKPDNYKDLKRVVSDVITLNWQYQTSGLNKDNFILKIG, encoded by the coding sequence ATGAATAAAGAATATTTAAATGTCATACTTGCCGATGATGATGAAGGAAATATTATTTTATTTAAAAATATATTTAAAGACTTAAAGATTGCCGTGAAAGTTCAATCTTTTCAAAATGGAAAGGACTTGATGGAATATCTTAATAATGCTGAGGCTTTTATTCCTGAAATGATCATGATGAACTATACTATTTCTCAGAAAAGTAGTTTGGAATGTCTGGAAGAGATAAAAATAGATTTGAGATTGAGCAATATGATTACGGCAATATATTCTGATTCTTTACCGGAAGAAGATATAGAAAGAATTCTCGTAAAGGGAGCTAATATTTATATTAAAAAGCCGGATAATTATAAGGATTTAAAAAGAGTGGTTTCTGATGTTATAACTCTTAATTGGCAGTATCAAACATCAGGGCTTAATAAAGATAATTTTATTTTAAAAATTGGGTAG
- a CDS encoding helix-turn-helix domain-containing protein, which translates to MKMYVKFDFNALCKKVLDEKLKEQGLKYRLLNFGEVEFYESFTQEQHTIFKKKLEDYGIEIIESQKIALVQKIKDAIVELVFSDHIVAVKASIYISEKLKHSYGYLSNLFSEVAYTSIENFIILQKIEYAKELIINNKLNLTEIAHKLNYSSVAHLSTQFKNTTGITPSQFQKIIVKRRKEQSVGSTNKMLYE; encoded by the coding sequence ATGAAAATGTATGTGAAATTTGATTTCAATGCTCTTTGTAAAAAAGTGTTGGATGAAAAACTTAAAGAACAAGGTTTGAAATATCGCTTGCTGAATTTTGGTGAAGTAGAATTTTATGAATCATTCACCCAGGAGCAGCATACTATTTTCAAAAAGAAACTGGAAGATTATGGCATCGAAATTATAGAAAGCCAAAAAATAGCTTTGGTCCAAAAAATTAAAGATGCTATCGTAGAATTGGTTTTTTCAGATCATATTGTAGCTGTGAAAGCTTCAATCTATATTTCGGAAAAATTAAAGCATAGTTATGGATATTTGTCTAACTTATTTTCTGAAGTAGCCTATACTTCGATCGAAAACTTCATTATTTTACAAAAAATAGAATATGCTAAGGAGCTGATTATTAATAATAAGCTTAATCTTACTGAGATTGCTCACAAACTTAATTATTCCAGCGTAGCTCATCTTAGTACTCAATTTAAAAACACCACAGGAATTACACCTTCTCAGTTTCAGAAGATTATTGTAAAAAGACGAAAAGAGCAAAGTGTAGGAAGCACAAATAAAATGCTATATGAATAA
- a CDS encoding GNAT family N-acetyltransferase translates to MKLVKATEKEIPLIQDLARRSWENAYSDILSDEQMEYMLSTMYSTEEISNHLQSTHYHYYLIIDEADDSPEGFIGYEHNYENGTTKLHRIYLVPESKGKGFGKEALLFLNQKTLESGNNRIILNVNKHNAARKFYESQGYTVYDEGVFDIGRGFVMDDFLMEYIIHKL, encoded by the coding sequence ATGAAATTAGTTAAAGCAACAGAAAAAGAAATCCCTTTAATTCAGGATTTAGCCCGAAGATCGTGGGAAAATGCTTATTCAGATATACTTTCTGATGAGCAGATGGAATACATGTTGAGCACCATGTATTCTACAGAAGAAATTTCTAACCATTTACAAAGTACCCATTACCATTATTATCTAATTATAGATGAAGCTGATGACTCACCTGAAGGCTTTATAGGATATGAACATAATTACGAAAATGGGACGACGAAGCTCCATCGGATCTATCTGGTTCCTGAAAGTAAAGGGAAAGGATTTGGAAAAGAAGCCCTTCTTTTTTTAAATCAGAAAACTTTAGAGAGTGGGAATAACAGAATTATTCTTAATGTGAATAAGCATAACGCAGCAAGAAAATTCTATGAATCCCAGGGGTATACCGTATATGATGAAGGCGTTTTTGATATAGGAAGAGGCTTTGTTATGGATGATTTTCTTATGGAGTATATAATTCACAAGTTATAG
- the dapA gene encoding 4-hydroxy-tetrahydrodipicolinate synthase: protein MSILKGVGVALVTPFNENLSVDFDSLTKLVEYNIDNGTNYLVVLGTTAEAATLSKEEKKQVVDHIIKVNNKRLPLVLGIGGNNTLEVKKQIEETDLSSFEAILSVSPYYNKPNQEGLYQHYKMLASTGKSIIIYNVPSRTGQNIEAETTIRLAKEFPNLIMIKEAAPNILQYFDILRKKPEGFSLVSGDDEFALPVTLAGGDGVISVIGQAYPKEFSTMIQLGLDGKVKEAYEIHNKLVEITRLIFAEGNPCGIKVILTEKGIIKNYLRLPLVVASEGLHNKIKAEMAGI, encoded by the coding sequence ATGAGCATTTTAAAAGGAGTAGGTGTCGCTTTGGTAACACCCTTTAATGAAAATTTATCCGTTGATTTTGACAGTTTAACAAAACTTGTTGAATACAACATTGATAACGGAACCAATTATTTAGTAGTTTTAGGAACTACAGCGGAAGCAGCAACATTGTCTAAAGAAGAGAAGAAACAGGTTGTAGATCATATCATTAAGGTAAATAATAAACGCCTTCCATTGGTTTTAGGAATCGGTGGAAACAATACTCTGGAAGTTAAAAAACAAATTGAAGAAACAGATTTATCATCTTTTGAAGCTATTTTATCTGTTTCTCCATATTATAATAAACCGAATCAGGAAGGTCTTTACCAGCATTATAAAATGCTTGCTTCTACAGGGAAAAGCATCATTATTTATAATGTTCCTTCGAGAACAGGACAGAATATAGAAGCTGAAACTACAATTCGTTTAGCAAAGGAATTTCCTAATTTGATCATGATCAAAGAGGCAGCTCCTAATATTCTTCAGTACTTTGATATTTTGAGAAAGAAACCAGAAGGGTTTTCTTTGGTATCGGGAGATGATGAATTTGCATTGCCTGTTACATTAGCAGGAGGAGATGGTGTTATTTCTGTGATTGGACAAGCCTACCCTAAAGAATTTTCTACCATGATTCAGTTGGGGTTAGATGGTAAGGTAAAAGAAGCTTACGAAATTCATAATAAACTTGTGGAAATTACGAGGCTGATTTTCGCTGAAGGAAATCCGTGCGGGATTAAAGTGATTTTAACAGAGAAAGGAATCATCAAGAACTATCTGAGACTTCCTCTTGTGGTAGCATCCGAAGGTCTGCACAACAAGATAAAAGCTGAAATGGCTGGGATTTAA
- a CDS encoding 5'-nucleotidase C-terminal domain-containing protein codes for MKNKFLLLGIALVSFTSCKTTSLQVANVQTQKNISINKELKNDEAFIKVIEPYKQKLDKEMNQKISHSNVDLTKQGDNSNLGNLLADYTFEGADEWTKNHLKKNVDAALINIGGIRTSIGKGDILLKNVFEVMPFENEVVIVKMKGTDLQGLFQYYAKNQVNNPVSHLYIETSNGQPVKTFINGKAVNPDQDYYIATSDYLALGGDNMSFFAKGESIPTGIKMRDLFIDYFKKNSEVVPNTDIRLNFIGKK; via the coding sequence ATGAAAAATAAATTCTTATTACTAGGAATTGCTTTGGTTTCGTTCACCTCTTGTAAAACAACTTCTTTACAAGTCGCTAATGTACAGACACAAAAAAATATTTCTATTAATAAAGAGCTGAAGAATGATGAGGCATTTATAAAAGTAATCGAGCCCTATAAACAAAAGCTGGATAAGGAAATGAACCAGAAAATTTCCCATAGTAATGTAGATCTTACCAAGCAGGGAGATAATAGTAACCTGGGAAACCTTTTAGCTGATTATACTTTTGAAGGAGCAGACGAATGGACAAAAAATCATCTCAAAAAAAATGTTGATGCTGCACTAATTAATATTGGCGGAATCAGGACATCGATTGGGAAAGGTGATATTTTGCTCAAAAACGTTTTTGAAGTAATGCCTTTCGAAAATGAAGTAGTTATTGTTAAAATGAAAGGAACTGACCTTCAGGGATTATTTCAATATTACGCAAAAAATCAGGTAAACAATCCTGTTTCTCATTTATATATAGAAACCAGTAACGGACAGCCAGTCAAAACCTTCATTAATGGCAAAGCAGTAAATCCTGATCAGGATTATTATATAGCCACATCCGATTATCTTGCACTAGGTGGTGACAATATGAGTTTCTTTGCAAAAGGAGAATCAATCCCAACGGGAATCAAAATGAGAGATTTATTCATTGATTATTTCAAGAAAAACTCAGAGGTTGTTCCGAATACAGATATTCGTTTAAATTTTATTGGTAAGAAGTAA
- a CDS encoding bifunctional metallophosphatase/5'-nucleotidase yields the protein MDRKSFLKTISGGTLAMALAPNMMMAEDLKLNSLSSNKLTILHTNDQHSRIEPFDESYTKNPNQGGFARRASLIQQIRSQENNVLLLDSGDIFQGTPYFNFFGGELEFKLMSMMKYDASTMGNHDFDNGLQGFLKVLPNAQFPFICSNYDFKNTVLDGKTSPYKIFNKNGIKVGIFGVGIQLEGLVGKKQYQETVYSNPIDVAQHYSNFLKKEQRCDLVVCLSHIGYDYKDEPNKVSDKILAANTENIDIILGGHTHTFLPEPQTFKNRQGKNVLVNQVGWAGLLLGRIDFYFDSNKNIQQISWNNQVIDSSIIA from the coding sequence ATGGACAGAAAAAGTTTTTTAAAAACAATAAGTGGTGGAACTTTAGCAATGGCTTTAGCACCCAATATGATGATGGCAGAGGATTTAAAATTAAATAGCTTATCCTCAAATAAACTTACTATCCTTCATACCAACGATCAGCACAGCAGAATTGAACCATTCGACGAAAGCTATACAAAAAATCCCAATCAAGGGGGATTTGCAAGAAGAGCAAGTTTAATCCAGCAAATCAGAAGCCAGGAAAACAATGTATTATTACTAGATTCCGGGGATATTTTCCAGGGAACTCCATACTTCAATTTCTTTGGAGGTGAACTTGAGTTTAAGTTAATGTCCATGATGAAATATGACGCTTCTACCATGGGTAATCATGATTTTGATAATGGGTTGCAAGGGTTTCTAAAGGTTTTACCTAATGCTCAATTTCCATTTATCTGTTCTAATTATGATTTTAAAAATACTGTTTTAGATGGAAAAACATCACCCTATAAAATCTTTAACAAAAATGGAATTAAAGTAGGAATTTTCGGAGTCGGAATTCAACTGGAAGGACTTGTTGGAAAAAAACAATACCAGGAAACAGTGTATTCAAATCCGATTGATGTTGCGCAACACTATTCAAACTTTCTGAAAAAAGAACAGAGATGTGATCTTGTCGTGTGTCTATCTCATATCGGTTATGATTATAAAGATGAACCCAACAAGGTAAGTGATAAAATATTAGCCGCTAACACAGAAAATATTGATATTATTTTAGGTGGACATACCCATACCTTCTTACCCGAGCCCCAAACTTTTAAAAACAGGCAAGGAAAAAATGTTCTGGTCAACCAGGTTGGATGGGCAGGACTTCTGCTAGGAAGAATAGATTTTTACTTTGACTCTAATAAAAACATACAACAAATCTCCTGGAATAATCAGGTTATAGACAGCAGCATAATAGCATAA
- the porZ gene encoding type IX secretion system anionic LPS delivery protein PorZ — protein sequence MKKLSLISLGILASVQFLNAQIISSKKWSDLFSYNNVIAMKEDHGKIVAAAENGIFYYTISTGEITKLSKANGLHEVKISAFDYNPQTKIGLVGYENGSLDVITQNGITYVVDIPIATGYNGSKKINHISITGNKAIISVGYGVSIFDLKKKEFNDSAFFLSGGQYEASNEATILDNKVFSVTNTGLKSHEMNTTFPVYSTWTTEMPGTFTQIDSESVLSFSSASTVYIYNNGTSTPLSQTFGNVQDVVVNANNIVVTDQSRIYTFNTNGNYTGVASFGEDCNTATTVGSKIYGGTIFSGIKDESNNSFKPDGPYYNYAYKINLFGENQLLISTGGREGRFNTPLVNLKNPGFYYFNGMQWIYPSYFIGTTQKFSILDVVANPSNPEEIYFTNYNYTLGGQGIYKMKYNSSKKDFDFTKHYSLSPPQIALRRPVGLTYDDQNNLFTTIAFMENSSIAVAAYDKAADDFVIKDLGVLSNGIQKALYYENLLWVPMPRSNNFLVYDYKKTPANISDDTPYMLSQSNGFPANSNGSISVAFDKSGDAWIGSDTGLRILSNAASAIREPNPSVKPIIIEQNNLGEELFRDSQILQIEVDAGDYKWISVDGGGVYYMSSDGQRTIKHFTKENSPLPTNSITDIKVDRKTGKVYFVSYSGIVTYQGDVADVTSNFGNVLVYPNPVVYSNFKGKVTIKGLAEKTNIRITDTAGNVIHSAVARGGYYEWYLNNQRGARVASGIYFVLMTNEDGSDKATAKIAVVN from the coding sequence ATGAAAAAACTCTCTCTAATTTCCCTTGGTATTTTAGCATCCGTTCAATTTTTAAATGCCCAGATTATCTCTTCAAAAAAATGGTCGGATTTATTTTCCTACAATAATGTGATCGCCATGAAAGAGGATCATGGGAAAATAGTGGCAGCAGCAGAAAACGGAATTTTCTATTATACTATTTCAACAGGTGAAATTACGAAGTTATCCAAAGCCAATGGCTTACATGAAGTGAAAATATCGGCATTTGACTACAATCCACAAACTAAAATCGGACTGGTAGGCTATGAAAATGGATCTTTGGACGTCATTACCCAGAACGGAATTACTTATGTTGTTGATATTCCTATTGCCACCGGATACAACGGAAGCAAGAAAATCAATCATATTTCTATTACAGGAAACAAAGCTATTATTTCAGTTGGATACGGAGTTTCCATCTTTGATCTTAAAAAAAAGGAATTTAATGACTCTGCATTCTTTTTGTCAGGAGGACAGTATGAAGCGAGCAACGAAGCAACCATCCTTGATAATAAAGTCTTTTCTGTAACCAATACGGGATTGAAAAGTCATGAAATGAACACTACCTTCCCGGTATATTCTACATGGACAACGGAAATGCCCGGTACATTTACCCAGATTGATTCAGAGTCTGTACTTAGTTTTTCCTCGGCCAGTACAGTATACATTTATAACAATGGTACCTCTACCCCACTTTCTCAAACGTTTGGAAATGTACAAGATGTAGTGGTTAATGCAAATAACATTGTGGTAACGGACCAGAGCAGAATATATACCTTTAACACCAACGGAAACTATACTGGAGTGGCAAGTTTTGGAGAAGATTGTAATACCGCAACCACAGTAGGCTCTAAAATATATGGAGGAACAATATTTTCAGGGATTAAGGACGAAAGCAACAACTCATTTAAACCTGATGGCCCTTATTATAATTACGCTTACAAAATAAATTTATTTGGTGAAAACCAGCTTTTGATATCAACTGGTGGTAGAGAAGGAAGATTCAATACTCCTTTGGTAAATCTTAAAAATCCAGGGTTTTACTATTTCAATGGAATGCAGTGGATTTACCCATCTTATTTTATCGGAACTACTCAGAAATTCAGCATATTAGATGTAGTTGCCAATCCAAGCAATCCGGAAGAGATATACTTCACTAATTATAATTATACACTGGGAGGTCAGGGTATCTACAAAATGAAATATAATAGTAGTAAAAAAGACTTTGACTTCACAAAGCACTATAGCTTATCTCCTCCCCAAATTGCCCTACGACGTCCTGTTGGATTAACTTACGATGATCAGAATAATTTGTTCACGACCATTGCATTTATGGAAAATAGCTCTATCGCAGTCGCTGCTTATGACAAAGCTGCGGACGATTTTGTTATAAAAGACCTGGGAGTTTTAAGTAATGGTATTCAAAAAGCTTTATATTACGAAAATCTATTATGGGTTCCTATGCCAAGATCAAATAACTTTTTGGTGTATGATTATAAAAAAACACCAGCCAACATTTCGGATGATACTCCTTATATGTTAAGCCAGTCCAATGGTTTTCCAGCTAATTCGAACGGCTCTATTTCGGTTGCTTTTGATAAATCAGGAGATGCATGGATCGGATCGGATACAGGGTTGCGAATATTATCTAATGCCGCATCAGCAATCAGAGAGCCTAACCCTTCAGTAAAACCGATTATTATTGAACAAAATAACCTTGGAGAGGAACTTTTCCGTGATTCGCAGATTTTACAGATAGAAGTGGATGCAGGAGATTATAAATGGATCTCAGTAGATGGTGGTGGGGTTTATTATATGTCTTCAGACGGGCAACGAACAATAAAACATTTTACAAAAGAAAATTCGCCATTACCAACCAATAGCATTACCGATATAAAAGTAGACAGAAAAACCGGTAAGGTATATTTTGTATCTTATAGTGGAATTGTTACTTATCAGGGCGATGTTGCGGATGTGACTTCTAATTTTGGAAACGTTCTGGTGTATCCGAATCCCGTGGTCTATTCTAATTTTAAAGGAAAGGTTACAATTAAAGGTTTAGCAGAGAAAACCAACATCCGGATTACCGATACTGCAGGAAATGTAATCCATTCAGCAGTGGCAAGAGGTGGATATTATGAATGGTATCTTAATAATCAAAGAGGTGCAAGAGTAGCTTCAGGAATCTATTTTGTATTAATGACTAATGAAGATGGTTCTGACAAAGCTACCGCCAAAATAGCAGTAGTCAATTAA
- the recO gene encoding DNA repair protein RecO, with the protein MNSQKGFLLSFIKYGENDAILHCFTEEDGFQTYFLKGIYSKRNKKKALLLPLNQLCFSINLGKSSGIPSVSKFELVKNSDIYTDIRVNTVIFFISDFLNQILRNEQKNPNLFFCINEFIDELSLKNYQSHLIFLIKILKIQGVAPLIDNNQYLDPETGTFSPHQVHQLFNLEISTMWRCIVTFENPYEMKIQSALRKDFLDSILVYYHYHITDFRIPASLEVIQQIFG; encoded by the coding sequence ATGAATTCGCAAAAGGGATTTTTACTCTCATTTATAAAGTATGGTGAAAATGACGCTATTTTGCATTGTTTCACTGAAGAAGATGGCTTCCAAACCTATTTTCTAAAAGGAATCTATTCCAAAAGAAATAAGAAAAAAGCATTATTACTGCCTTTGAATCAGCTTTGCTTTTCTATCAATTTGGGAAAAAGCAGCGGTATACCCTCCGTTTCAAAGTTTGAACTGGTAAAAAACAGTGACATCTATACGGATATCAGAGTCAATACCGTTATTTTTTTTATTTCTGACTTTTTAAATCAGATTCTTAGAAATGAACAGAAGAATCCCAATCTATTTTTCTGTATTAATGAATTTATTGATGAGCTTTCTTTAAAGAATTATCAATCCCATTTGATCTTCCTAATTAAGATTTTAAAAATCCAGGGAGTAGCCCCTCTAATTGACAACAATCAATATCTTGATCCGGAAACAGGGACTTTTTCACCTCATCAGGTTCACCAACTGTTCAACCTTGAGATTTCTACTATGTGGAGATGTATCGTTACTTTTGAAAATCCTTATGAAATGAAAATCCAATCGGCATTAAGAAAAGATTTTCTCGATAGTATTTTGGTATATTACCATTACCATATCACCGATTTCAGGATTCCTGCTTCTTTGGAAGTGATTCAACAGATATTTGGATGA